The sequence ATTGGATTGTTTTGTGCAGCAGGTATGTCAACAAGTATTTTGGTTGAGCGTATGAAAGAAGCGGCTCAGAAAAAAGGGAAAGATGCAACAATTGCAGCTTATTCCATCAGTGAATTGGAACAAAGAGTTGGAGATATTGATGTGGCTCTATTAGGCCCACAGGTTGGTTTCCAACTTGAAAAAGCAAAAGAAATTTGTGCTTCTCACAATGTTCCTGTAGAAGTGATTGCAATGGCTGATTATGGCACTGCAAACGGTATGGCAGTTCTTAAACAAGCTTACATGATGAAAAAATAAGGAGAAGATGATGAAGGATAAACTGATTAAAAAGTTTGTTGATAGGATGATGGCCTTTGTCAATACCAAAGGTGTAACAGCGATAAAAGATGGTATTGTTTTCTCTATGCCATTGTTGATTGTTGGCTCCATCTTTCT comes from Streptococcus parasanguinis ATCC 15912 and encodes:
- a CDS encoding PTS sugar transporter subunit IIB, which produces MNIGLFCAAGMSTSILVERMKEAAQKKGKDATIAAYSISELEQRVGDIDVALLGPQVGFQLEKAKEICASHNVPVEVIAMADYGTANGMAVLKQAYMMKK